Below is a genomic region from Salvelinus fontinalis isolate EN_2023a chromosome 2, ASM2944872v1, whole genome shotgun sequence.
GCATTCCAaaaggaaactgcgtggcaggctgaccagctgttacgcaagtgcagcaaggagccaaggtaagttgctagctagcattaaacttatctataaaaaacaatcaatcttaacataatcactagttaactacacatggttgatgatattactaggttaactagcttgtcctgcgttgcatataatcaatgtggtgcctgttaatttatcatcgaatcacagcctacttcgcaaAACGGGGGaggatttaacaaaagcgcatttgtgaaaaaagcacaattgttgcacgaatgtacctaaccataaacatcaatgccagtcttaaaatcaatacacagaagtatatatttttaaacttgcATATTTAGTTTAAAAAAATTCATGTTAACAGGCAATATTAACtcgggaaattgtgtcacttctcttgcattcattgcacgcagagtcagggtatatgcaacagtttgggccacctggctcattgcgaactaatttgccagaattttacataatttttacataacattgaaggttgtgcaatgtaacaggaatatttagacttatggatgccacccgttcaataaaatacggaacggttccgtatttcactgaaagaataaacgttttgttttcaaaatgatagtttccggatttaaccatattaatgaccaacggctcgtatttctgtgtttattataattaagtctatgatttgataaagCAGTTTGAGCGGTGGTAGgcggcagcaggctcgtaagcattcattcaaacgttactgcatttgccagcagctattAGCAATGCTTGCTtcacagcactgtttatgacttcaagcctatcaactcctgagattaggctggcaatatgTAGAtttttgggcgacccgaccaaaaTCACATAGAAATGTTAGTTATAGATCTGTTTTCTCATTGAAAGGAAGTATAAGAAGCGatatatctgttctatgtgcgctaggGCGGGGGTGAAGAACACTGTCTACCGGTGTACTAGCTAGCGTTGTCTCCCCCGCCTATTcttcttctgtggggtttatcTGTCTTTGGTATCCAATGTTATGGTTCATTACCGCCACCTATTCCCGCCTGTGTACTGGAGTCCTATCTTAAAAATGGACCAGTAGAGGTATAAAGAGGGGTTCCTGCAGATGCCGGGATGCCCACATGTTGGAACGCCACGAATTGTGGGCCACAATTGCGTTATTTTCACTTCAAACCACATATTCAAAGATGTCTTGTGCAAATAGAAGCATCGAATTTTACGTGAAAACATCCCAGGTGAAGGCCATCTACACTGTTGGATTTCTACAACATTTCATCAATCCACAATACTTTCTGGATTATTGCTGTCACTGATCCAGGTTGTTCCATAAACCTGACGAAATAGTCACACTTTGTCCTAGATTTAGTCAGTCAAACTGTAAAGGTCACTGCAGGTTGAGTCTTGTGCACAACACTTTCTCCTGAATGTTTGTGTCCGAAATGGCATCCCAGTATTCACTACATTTGACCAAGGCCCTAGtgtactgcttttgaccagggtccatagcgctatggacaaaagtagtgcagtaaTAGGGTGTCTTTTTGGATGCATCTTATGTGTTGTGTGCAATTAGCTTGAGGATGAGGAGTTTACACCAGGTTCTGAGTGAGGTGTTAACTGTTACTAAAATCTAAATGTGGTTAAACCTTCCTTTCCACTCCAGGAAATGTAAACAGGTCAATACAGAGCGTGTGTGGTGTAGCTAGCTGCCTTCCTGTGCAGTGTACACCTCGTGTCAGCTAAGTTCCTCTACTGCTCTCAGCAGTGATGAACTCTTCTGAATATCCTGTTTGGTTCACACTAAAAAACAGGCCTATGTGTACTGCCTACTGTACAGACAAGACCATGTGAACAATTGTTTTGTTTTCTCTTCTCCTCAGATCCCTCTCCAGGATGGTAGTTTGAagccattctctctccttctctcccctctcgctctctctctttatctttttccctctccccctcccggTCTTATGAGACTAACATCCCATAATACCCAAACCCTGTAGACCTCTAGATAATGTATAAGAGACTGTCCAAAAAATGGTATTTGCTTTGGACAACATTAGAATGAGCTCTTTTTCTACTCTCTGTGCAGGTACAGAGGTTTCACCCTCTTCCTCACCTTTCTCTTCTATACCAGCTACCATCTCTCCCGGAAACCCATCAGCATCGTCAAGGTGATACACTGACTTCACAAACCTGTATGAAACGTtatcttatttattttttaaatgtaacctttatttaaccaggcatcTTAATGTAAGGCCACACTGTTCAGCTCTATATACTAACATATCTAAGTGTTCTAGGCCACAAAAGCCCTAGAACACTCAAGTTGCACTACAATAGTTAACATAGTCATTTTTTAGATAGTTATATGGTAATGGCTGTTTTTATTTTTGAGACGTTTAAGCTGGTTGCGTCTTGAAGGCCTAGTGTTTTGTGTCCATGTGTGTAATCTCTGGTTATTGCCCCATGTATATACAGAGTGAGCTGCACAAAAATTGTTCCACCCTCATTCGGCCACCAAACCTCAACGGAACTGACAATGGAACCTGGTGTGATTGGGCGCCATTTGGTGAGTCCTCTGTTTGACTTGACTTCTTCGTTCATttttttaaaaaaataataaaaatgctTCCAAAACATTTCCAAAGTGTTTCTGAGAATATAGAAAGCACACCATGTCAGTAGAATGAATCAGTTTTTATGTTGCTGTTTAAGCATTACGCCAGCAGATTTCATTCGGACATTTTCTGTGCCAACTCGTTTTCTCCAGACCGGGACAACTACCAGACACTGTTTGGAGCCGTGGACAACTCTTTCCTCGTTGCTTATGCCATTGGCATGTTTTTCAGGTAGGCAGAACGATGTAAATTCTAtgattgttttgtttttgtgtgtgtgttaaacctCACTACAAGGAGTTAACCAGATGATGTGTTGTGTGTTTTTGACAGTGGGATATTTGGTGAGCGTGTACCCTTGCGCTACTACCTGACCACCGGGATGCTTCTCAGTGGTCTCTTCACATGTCTGTTTGGCCTGGGCTTCTACTGGAACATCCACTCCATCTGGTACTACGCCTTCGTCCAGGTAAGGGTTAAATCTCCTCTAAAACCATTGTCACTCGCTCACACCCCGCCCCATAGTTACCTTTGAGTTCAGGCCCGACCTGGGGCATGTTCATAAGAGTTTGCAGCGTAAACCTTTGCAACGGGACGTCCTGGGAGTCCCTCTGTTTCAGTCAGTTGTCTTGTGTttcgtgcctaatgaacacagccTGGTACTGAAAAACAACAGTTTAAAGTAAATTTTTGTCCACACTGTGTATACAGGGCCTTGTGTATGCATGCACAATCATGAGTTTTCCCTATCAGAGCATACTCAGCAACAAAACAACTTGGGTTGTAAAAGGAAAGTCAGGTAAACGTTGGCATGGGGGCTTTAGGCACTATCACATGACAGACCAGCAGTATCATATGATGTAGAGTGTGTGAGCGAGGCTGAGGGATTGTTTCCATGCCAGTTGTTTCCATGCCTTTTCTCAAGGCTATGTGTGTGATAATATAATGGTGTGGGTAACTGGCCCAGCCCCCTTCTCTTTTCTGTGTCTTTGTTTGTATCTCTCTCATGGGGATACAAAACATCTCTCTTTTTTCCCCTCTCTCATCGTGTTGGGTATAGGGGCATATTTAATGTTGAAATTTAAAAGCATCTAAAAAAATCTAAATCTCCCTCTCTTACTTCCCTAGGCAATGAATGGACTAGTGCAGACAACGGGCTGGCCTGCAGTGGTGGCCTGCGTTGGGAACTGGTTTGGAAAGGGGAAGTGAGTGAGACATATTCTTACTCTTGACTGGTTCAGCAATGCTGAGTGCACAGTATCAGTACCTCTTTTCCATATTGTGTAGggtattttttttgtttgttcaaGGTCAGTCACATTATGTGAAATTAAAAACAGAACTCTCTGGTCAGTTCCTTTGTTTGAGTGTAATGAGTGTTTGGAAATTCAAAATAGGAACAATTTACAGATATCCAGTTTCCAATTCAGCATTTTACTGCCGAAAGCTGTCCTCTGTATTTAGTACCGGTATGTTGAATGTTTTAAGTATATATTGAATTCACTCCAATAAATTCCCTATGTTCAAGTGTCCCTATAAGTTAATGTAAACAGGCTCAATGTCTCGCTATACAATGTTTCTAAACCCACTTCTTTCGTGTCCAtcccatctgtgtgtgtctgtcctttTCCCTCCAGACGAGGGTTCATCATGGGCGTGTGGAACTCACACACCTCGGTAGGCAACATCCTGGGTTCGCTCATCGCCGGCATCTTTGTATCCTCGGCTTGGGGCATGTCCTTCATCGTGCCCGGCATCATTATCGCATCCACGGGCATACTCTGCTTCTTCTTCCTGGTGGAGAGTGAGTGTGACCTTTGACCTCTGGGTCTGTATTCATAGAGAAAGTAGGAGTgctaatctaggatcagttttgcctttttagattataatgaatggacagagggggcctgatcctagatcactgTTCTTACTTTTGAGATTGTCAACAGGACCACAGTGCTGACTGCATAAACCACTGCAACCTATTGAAGCTTGATACAGTAGATCATAGAATCCAAATGAAATGGTATACAATATTCATTGCCATTAGAAAGTTATTTTTATTAACCTAGTTTGAAAATGGATCATGTTGCGTTCCCCCGACAGGATTTATCCGAGAGTTTTTACTCTGCAAGCATTTCATATTCAACCTAGACTGTTTTCATTTAGACATGTAAATGGCTCGTCCCAAGACTGTATTTTGACATGAAAATGGATTTGTGAGCACAAccttcttttttgttgttgtcacagAACCAGAAGATGTCGGCTGCAGCCCTCCGCAGCACCATGTAAGTATAACCAAAGAACATATGAAGTAATGGGTGCCCTTAGTATTATAGAGAAGggctgccttgctcaagggcagtcGATGTCGGTGGCACCTGAGATATGATATCAGCCCTGCTTTTGTAACCTCTAGGCTACCAGCTACCCCTAGATTATGGCctgatttttgttttgttttgaccAATGTTTTGTCATTCTATTATTTCCCTTTCTTTGGAAAGACTTGATATTGTAGAGTAATAGAAGACATGTTAAACTATACATAAAACATAGTCCATAGTTGTAGCCCTGGTTAGAACACTGCTAATTGCTGTGTATGAGCAGGAGGACAACGAGAAGGAGCCTCTCTTACAAAACTCATCTACTAACGAGGAGATCTTCAGCAGTCCTGGCCTGTCGAACTCTATCTCCTCCGAGTCGACAGAGGAGCACACCGAGGCCATCAGCTTCTGTGGGGCCCTCAGGATACCTGTGAGTGCGGATCACTATCTACTTTAATTCCAAGCTGTTTCATTTGTCTTCTGTTGTGACTCATGGTTGATCATTTATTATATTTATAAACTGGAAATGCTGTAGACTGTTGtaatgacattttattttatttctaaaAGGTGGTAGACCAGGTTTAGTGTTGCagatagaagccacaatctatcactgtaattgtctgcatcatttccaatccctcatatatatttttggggtaaatatgtatattattttaaatacattttccttAATTTTTTCCccttaaccctaccacccctcccctaattggagtaaactaatagacaacaatacttaggcttccACGTCCATTATAAACATATTGCATATatttcatgtacagtatattttacatttgttatcttttgtttgtttttagtcccagccttcagctaccctcaaccccttccatatatctctgaagaccattcaGTTTTGATTTATTGTTATGACAGTTGCTATGACTGCTCTATGACTAGTgtgttataaactcagcaaaaaaagaaaagccctctcactgtcaactgcgtttattttcagcaaacgtaacatgtgtaaatatttgtatgaacataagattcaacaactgtgacataaactgaacaagttccacagacatgtgactaacataaattgagtaatgtgtccctgaataaagggttggtcaaaatcaaaagtaacagtcagtatttggtgtggccacccgctgcattaagtactgcagtgcatctcctcctcatggactgcaccagatttgaaaGTTATTgctatgagatgttaccccactcttccaacaaggcacctgcaagttcccagacatttctggggggaatggctctagccctccgatccaacaggtcctagacgtgctcaatgggattgagatcctggCTCTTCGCTGGcgatggcagaacactgacattcctgttttgTAGGTAATCATGCACAGaaagagcagtatggctggtggcattgtcatgctggagggtcatgtcaggataagcctgcaggatggctaccacatgagggaggagggtgtcttccctgtaacgcacagcgttgagattgcctgcaatgacaataagctcagtccgttgatgctgtgacacacagccccagaccatgatggaccctccacctccaaatcgatcccgctccagagtacaggcctcggtgtaacgctcattccttcaatgaagagcactttttatcaggcctgtctggtccagcgacgctGGGTTTAGGCCCATAACAACGTATgcccgttgttgccggtgatgtctggtgaggacctgccttacaacaggcctacaagccctcagtccagcctctctcagcctattgcggacagtctgagcactgatggagggattgtgcgttcctggtgtaactcgggcagttgttgccatcctgtacctgtcccgcaggtgtgatgttcagatataccgatcctgtgcaggtgttgttacacgtggtctgccgctgcgaggacgatcagctgtccgtcctgtctccctgtatcgatgtcttaggcgtctcacagtacgaacattgcaatttattgccctggccacatctgcagtcctcatgcctccttgcagaatgcctaaggcacgttcacgcagatgagcagggaccctgggcatctttcttttggtgtttttcagagtcagtagaaaggcctctttagtgtcctaagttttcataactgtgaccttaattgcctaccgtctgtaagctgttagtgacttaaccgactgttccacaggtgcatgttcagtaattgtttgtggttcattgaacaagcactgGACAccatgtttaaaccctttacaattaagatctgtgaagttattgggatttttacaaattatctttgaaagacagggtcctgaaaaggggatgtttctttttttgctgagtttgtgtgATATATTATCTTACAGGGTGTAATGGAGTTCTCCCTCTGTCTGCTGTTCGCTAAGCTTGTTAGCTACACCTTTCTCTACTGGCTTCCTCTCTACATCTCTAATGTTGGTACGTACTCAGTTTAGTTCCTATTTGTTGACAGTTCACCTGAGGGTTCAAATGCTAACAATGCTTATAAGCTAATAATGATTTGCTTTGCATTGTGAGATGCGCCATTAGTTAATTTGGCATATACTGTGTCGCTTAAAATTCCTAATGTTTATTTCCTCAGCCCATTTTGACCCCAAAGAAGCTGGGGACATGTCAACACTATTTGATGTAGGAGGAATTGTGGGTAAGCCTTAACTGTCATGTGACTGACTTTATATGGAATTATGTAACCTTTATAGAGATCATATGAGGAAGCTCTTCTCTGATTGACCTGGATGTTTTGTCTACACTGTAGTTATAACAAGTCATAGACATAACAAGGTGTTTCTGCAGTCATAACAAAACCGAACATAGACATACCAAGTGATGTCTGCAGTCAGAAGAGTTCTCATTAGAATTGGCCAATGATTGGCTCCTACTGTATTGGTGTCTGAGCACTTACTATTGATCTTCAATGCAGCTCCTCAAAGGCTGAATATTTTCAGATGTTGTAGGACTGCTATCTTCCCCTACGTGTTAAGTCTGTGTTAAGCGTGTATGTTAAGcgtgtgttgtgtgtctgcagGGGGCGTCGTGGCTGGTCTGGTGTCGGACCAAACTGGGGGCAGAGCCTCAACCTGCTGTGTCATGTTAATCGTGGCTGCTCCTATGGTGAGTGTGCATTCACACAAAAGACATCACTGGCTTTTACCATGTGTAACACCATGGACATTTCTAGTGTTTTTATTATAGTACACTTATGACTCCTCTTTGAATTGTAAATGTGGCATTTGAGAGTAATATGCACATTCCATTCTTTAGAAAACCGGTGCTGGGcaaaaatatactgtatatcatgAAAGGAAAGGCCTGCACAAAGGCCTGAATTGCAAATGTTGACTGGACACTTTATATTCACTAATGACAAGAGGAAATTCTCTCAGTAAATGTATTGATCACGtacagtacgagtcaaaagtttggatgcaCCTACtcattgtgcaaagctgtcatcaaggcaaagggtggctactttgaagaatctcaaatataaaatatattttgatttgtttaacacgtttttgcttactatatgattccatatgtgttatttcatagttttgatgttttattctacaatgtcgaaaatagtacaaataaagaaaaacccttgaatgagtaggtgtttccaaacttttgactggtactgtatatgtcatGTAAATATTACTGCCTGATGGACTCTGAAAAAAGGAATTTGGCTGTGCTTTGTAGCTCTGGAATTGGCAGTGAATTTCACCCGCTGCCCAAGAAACATTTCGTGATAGGTTGCAAGGTCCTTGACACTATTGTGTCAATCTGTTTTTCAGCATAGCTAAATGTTTTCCTTTGGGTTTACATGTGGGCTATTAAATCATGAGCAAATCCTTCAAAAGTGCCACCTTTTATCCAAAATCCAGTCCAAATGTTTGTTTTGCTTTCCTAGCTGTTCCTGTACAACCACATTGGACAGCATAGCCTAGCAACCACAATCGGTAAGAGATACATTTGTTTTTTTTGTATGGCATTTGACTTTCAAAACATAGAGCCATTTTTAGTCTCAACCCCTCCTGCTAACAACTACATCAATGCTCCATTTTAACACATTGTAGGGCGAGTTACAATCGGTGCATTCAACTGAAGTAGGCAATCAACATAACCACATATCACAATGAAAATCTCCCTAAAAAAGACCCTTGCTATCTGCTAGCTAGCGTACTGTGCATGCCTGATTCTCTCACTGTGTTGTTGTGTACCTCTGCACCGTAGGGATGCTGTTGGTGTGTGGAGCCCTGGTGAATGGACCCTATGCCCTCATCACCACCGCTGTGTCTGCTGACCTGGTAAGCATATCCATTCCAGAATAGACCACTTCATGCCTCTAACATGAGGTCCTCAGCTCTCCCGAAGTCACAAGGAGGAGATAAGCTCCTCATTGCCCTAACTCCCCCCACATCCCCTGTTAGCCCACGGCTCTGTCTTAATGCGTCTTTCCTCGATTCCCTGCATTCTGTCTCCCTTGCCTCTTTCTCAAACCGATTCAAGGTGCCTCCCGTCAGACAATCACCTTCAATGCATtttgaggagagaggtgaggagagaggacgcaaGGAATCGAGGAGACAAATTGGGAAATAGGATTGAATGTTGGTTCATAATAAGTGTTTTTCCTTTCATAGGGGACACATGAGAGCCTGAGGGGAAACTCTAGAGCGTTGTCAACGGTCACGGCCATAATTGACGGCACAGGGTCAATAggtatgtggggaatgtctgggTCACATGGGGTATTGGTGCTGATTTTGTTGTTTTAGTTTTGACGCTTGTAATGGTGACTAGTAATGGGTTAGTGGGGCTATGGTGCATTTATGTGCGCCTGTGTCAATGCATGAAGggaggtttttatttatttatttgaggtCACCTATGTTTTGAGATTCACTTCAATGCTCACCTATTGCAGTGTAATGTGGCAATTTACAAACTGTTTTATACAGTTTATGTACAAGGTCCATTGCTAATTGCCATGCATAATTATTTTCCATTGTAAATCTTGTAGTGTTCTAAAGGCAGACTTTTCATGATTGTTGtcccaaatcaaattgtatatcCAGACCTGGGGCCTTATTTATCAAAGCTGCATGCGCACAAAAAAAGCCTCTTAAACATTGCGTGCGCCAGTTTTACCCCAAAGGTTGGTATTTATCCATGTTGAACATGATGTGAAAGTGGGGGTATCTCCACGCATATCTCACTTCTAGTGGTTGATCAATTGTATTGCAAGCAAATATTGTTCTTTTGAGGGAAATGTGGGTGTTTGATACATCAGAATTTGAATAATAGTAGACTAATAAAAACACAACTTAGGCCTAATGATAAAACGGATGCATTTGCCGTGGGTAAGGAGATCGCATGGTAGCATGTAGCCTAATGTGTTTCTTTTGTTACCGTAAAACTTGAATTAATAACTTTGGCATTTATTTGCTtaaatcactgaacacaacaggCGCTTATTAGAGCCAGGTTTCTATTTGAACCAGGCATCTATTTCCTTAATGCACACAGCTTTTTTCTCATTTGCATAGTCAATTGCTTGGATCCAGCATTCACTTCCAACATTTTAAGCTATTTATTAATTTCATACACTGTGTTATCATTTACACATTCTGTCACATTTCAATTGTCGTAGTATGTCTCAAtttagaaagaaaaaaacattcCTTTACGGAATAATTATTCTCCTCTGACTGCATTTTCAGCAGTTCTTACTTTCAGATGATTTCTAGGGGTCTGTACCCCCAAAGTTGTTGACTGTTTTTGCGCTTGATcgttagctagcagttctcagctgttagcagccagtgGCGTGCAGTTTCTTACTGGTGATAAAAAGCGGAAGATTTTTTTTTGAGTCATTACTGAATTATTTaatgtaacaaatcaaacattaaacCTTGTAAACAGTTCCTGGTAAACCATGGTAACCTTGTAAACAATTCAAACCCAGcgtttatttgctgaaatgtgtgccGTTGCCCAGCTATTTAAAGGGGCAGGTGACTATTTGAGACTGAGCTTTTAATTGAGGTTTTATGGTATATAGGCCTAAATCATGATCATATTGCAGGACATGACTGTCCTTTTCTGACATGACTGGTTTATTCCCGCTACACAACATATATTAGTGTACCATTTATTCATCGCTCATTTAATAGCCAACATGCTAGAAATTAAATAGACCGGTAGCCAATTTAATATATTTGATAGTATGGGTATATATTAGGCTACAGTATAGCTGTGCGATAGGAGCACAACATCATAGCTAATATATAAATTCAGATCCTATACCAAGGCAGCAGATAGAAACACAATCATCTATTGATAAACAAAATATTGAAAATGGTTATATTTTCAATAGAAGTGTGCTATAGCATTTAGTCCTACTTTTACATTGTTCGAATAGAAAATCATACTTCCAGAATGTGCTGCTAGTGTTGGGCACTCGCTATAGGCGGCGTGCATTTGTTTTGAAAAAGTCACTACAAAACATTCTGTGCATATCTCTACATAAATGTGATCAAATGTGCCATTGCGCTTTACTTTACAAACTGTCATGGCCCAGTTCCAACATCTCCAAATCATACAGCAAATGAGGGTGTTTTTGTTACCATAAGGTGAATGGGGGGTGTTTTCCAGGCGGGTTTGTAACGCTCGTTCACGAGCGCACAAATATAATATGGCTCTGATTTATCAATGAAAACATATGTTACGTGCGCCAGTTTGATAAATCCCAATTTGTTGTTTCATGCAAATCCTAGAATCGACAGAATTTAGTGAGACATTTACGCACGGTTGATAAATGTGGCCCCTGGTTTCAGGTGCTTGGTTTCCCCTGCTCAAGTGTTTGACTGTTATTCTGACTGTCCTGTAGGTGCTGCCCTAGGTCCTCTGTTAGCAGGACTGCTCTCTCCGACGGGGTGGAACAATGTCTTCTTCATGCTGATCACTGCTGATATCCTCGCCTGTTTGGTTAGTTTTTAGTCTTGTTTTATAAATCACTGCAATATTTGAGCCACATGTACAAAGAAGGTGCTATACCTGTGGATTGGGTACAACAGcggtctccaaccttttctaccatgagagctactttaaaaaatatatttatgtcGCAAGCTACTAATTTACCCAATACATTACTGGGAgcttgtacagtgcatttggaaagtattcagaccccgttaaagccttattctaaaattgattcaatagttttttccctcatcaatctgcacacaataccccataaagacaaagcataAATCTGTTTTTTAgaaagaaaaacagaaaaaacttatttacataagtattcagaccctttgttatgagactcgaaattgagctcaggtgcatcctgtttcaattgatcatatttgagatgtttctacaacttggagtccacctgtggtaaagtcaattgattggacatgatttggaaaggcacacacctgtctatatacacagttgatagtgcttgtcagagcaaaaaccaagccatgataggcgaaggaattgtccgtagagctctgagacaggattgtgttgagacacagatctggagagcggtaccaaaacatttctgcaaatgtctaaacctgtttttttgctttgtcattatgggttattgtgtgtagattgatgaggattttttttatttaatccattttagaataaggctgttaaagtaacaatgtggaaaaagggaagtggtctgaatactttcttatAAAAACATTTGTGTTATAAATATGTGGAAAAtggttttttatatatatataaaaacatatagatatacagtaccagtcaaaagtttggacacacctactcattccagggtgttgctttattttctacattgtagaataatagtgaagacctaaaaactatgaaataaagcATATGGAATAAtaataaaagtgttaaacaaatcataatctattttctatttgagattcttcaaagtagccaccctttgccttgatgacagctttgcacacgcttggcattctctcaaccagcttcatgaggaatgcttttccaacagtcttgaaggagttcacacgtatgctgagcatttgttggctgcttttccttcacgctgcggtccaact
It encodes:
- the LOC129820001 gene encoding glucose-6-phosphate exchanger SLC37A2-like; protein product: MRSSLAPGIRLINSFSRDSGYRGFTLFLTFLFYTSYHLSRKPISIVKSELHKNCSTLIRPPNLNGTDNGTWCDWAPFDRDNYQTLFGAVDNSFLVAYAIGMFFSGIFGERVPLRYYLTTGMLLSGLFTCLFGLGFYWNIHSIWYYAFVQAMNGLVQTTGWPAVVACVGNWFGKGKRGFIMGVWNSHTSVGNILGSLIAGIFVSSAWGMSFIVPGIIIASTGILCFFFLVEKPEDVGCSPPQHHEDNEKEPLLQNSSTNEEIFSSPGLSNSISSESTEEHTEAISFCGALRIPGVMEFSLCLLFAKLVSYTFLYWLPLYISNVAHFDPKEAGDMSTLFDVGGIVGGVVAGLVSDQTGGRASTCCVMLIVAAPMLFLYNHIGQHSLATTIGMLLVCGALVNGPYALITTAVSADLGTHESLRGNSRALSTVTAIIDGTGSIGAALGPLLAGLLSPTGWNNVFFMLITADILACLLLSRLVYKEVRGWCGHSPRQRGFKEI